One Lysinibacillus sp. OF-1 DNA segment encodes these proteins:
- a CDS encoding P-II family nitrogen regulator, whose protein sequence is MKKIEAIIRPEVFGAVRDGLAKEGIAGLSVSEIAGCGRQLGRTGLFRGNTYEIEFLPKLKLEMIVDDGKIDAIVEILLREAATGKVGDGKIFIYPVEQAIRIRTKEVGSIAVE, encoded by the coding sequence ATGAAAAAAATTGAAGCAATCATTCGTCCTGAAGTTTTTGGGGCCGTTCGGGACGGACTTGCAAAGGAAGGAATTGCAGGTTTAAGCGTCTCTGAAATTGCCGGCTGTGGTCGTCAGTTAGGTAGAACAGGACTCTTTCGCGGCAATACGTATGAAATTGAATTTTTACCTAAATTGAAATTGGAAATGATTGTGGACGATGGGAAAATCGATGCCATCGTAGAGATTTTATTGCGTGAAGCAGCAACTGGCAAGGTCGGGGACGGAAAGATTTTCATTTATCCAGTAGAACAAGCAATTCGTATCCGAACAAAAGAAGTCGGATCGATTGCAGTAGAGTAA
- a CDS encoding ammonium transporter — protein sequence MDAVLLSVNLIWVMLGTILVFFMHAGFAMVEAGFTRSKNAVNIIMKNFLTISLGGIVYFLCGYAIMFGDTVGGIFGTSGFALKGVDDLSFFIFQTMFAATGATILSGAVAERTNIFAYIGVIILMSLVVYPVVGHWVWSGQGWLTDLGFVDFAGSTVVHLTGAVAAFVAAVMVGPRLGKYENGRVNVITGHSIPLGALGVFLLWFGWFGFNGASTLAADPELVPSVISNTFFAAAAGVVATAFYTKFRYGHIDGSLTLNGALAGLVGITAGAANVSIMGSLIIGLIAAPLLVEGVRFLEWKLKVDDPVGAIAVHGICGIWGTLAVGLFDIGGQGLLYGGGFGLLGIQAIGVIATVAWVSVSVSAGLLIIKAFIPLRVTAEEEIAGLDVMEHGAPAYEFQDIFKSSAVRGETFAHRLTHFGKSQSNAQEEQHV from the coding sequence ATGGATGCAGTATTATTATCGGTTAATTTAATTTGGGTGATGCTTGGCACTATTTTAGTATTCTTTATGCACGCTGGTTTTGCTATGGTCGAGGCTGGATTTACCCGCTCGAAAAATGCCGTCAATATCATCATGAAGAATTTCCTAACGATTTCCCTTGGTGGCATTGTCTATTTTTTATGTGGTTACGCCATTATGTTCGGCGACACAGTAGGTGGTATTTTCGGCACTAGCGGCTTTGCTTTAAAAGGAGTAGATGATCTTTCCTTCTTTATCTTCCAAACAATGTTTGCTGCAACTGGAGCAACGATTTTGTCTGGCGCTGTCGCAGAACGTACTAATATTTTTGCTTATATCGGCGTCATTATACTTATGTCTTTAGTTGTTTATCCTGTTGTTGGTCACTGGGTTTGGAGTGGGCAAGGCTGGTTAACAGATCTAGGCTTTGTTGATTTTGCCGGCTCTACAGTTGTTCACTTAACGGGGGCTGTCGCAGCATTTGTCGCAGCTGTTATGGTTGGACCTCGACTTGGTAAATATGAAAATGGTCGAGTAAATGTAATTACAGGACACAGTATTCCATTAGGAGCTTTAGGCGTATTTTTACTTTGGTTTGGTTGGTTCGGCTTTAATGGAGCTTCAACGTTAGCTGCCGATCCTGAACTTGTTCCTAGTGTTATTTCCAATACATTCTTTGCAGCAGCTGCTGGTGTAGTTGCTACCGCTTTCTATACGAAATTCCGTTACGGTCATATTGATGGCTCCCTTACATTAAACGGTGCATTAGCCGGGCTTGTAGGGATTACGGCTGGTGCTGCGAATGTCAGTATCATGGGCTCCCTCATCATCGGCTTAATCGCCGCGCCATTACTTGTAGAAGGTGTACGTTTCCTTGAATGGAAGCTAAAAGTAGATGATCCTGTTGGAGCGATTGCGGTTCACGGTATTTGTGGTATTTGGGGAACATTGGCAGTTGGTTTATTTGACATTGGTGGTCAAGGTTTATTGTATGGCGGTGGTTTTGGTCTACTAGGGATTCAAGCAATCGGTGTCATCGCAACAGTTGCCTGGGTTAGCGTATCTGTGTCAGCAGGCTTATTGATTATCAAAGCATTTATCCCATTACGTGTAACAGCTGAAGAAGAGATTGCTGGTTTAGATGTAATGGAGCATGGCGCTCCTGCTTACGAATTCCAAGACATTTTCAAAAGCTCTGCTGTACGAGGAGAAACCTTTGCTCATCGCTTAACACATTTCGGTAAATCACAAAGCAATGCCCAAGAAGAACAACATGTATAG
- a CDS encoding methylated-DNA--[protein]-cysteine S-methyltransferase, with protein MQILYVDTLTYTQGDMYLVASDKGIVYIGTPNASFEEVEEWAKKPFKGYGFEENPEKLQPYKAQLTAYFNKELTEFDLPVHVKGTPFQLAVWDALKELPYGTTTSYGNIAQRIGNPKAVRAVGTAIGANPILAIIPCHRVIGKNGQLTGFRSGLAMKQFLLELEQV; from the coding sequence ATGCAAATATTGTATGTCGATACATTAACGTATACACAAGGGGATATGTATCTAGTGGCTTCAGATAAAGGTATTGTCTATATAGGAACACCAAATGCATCATTTGAGGAAGTAGAAGAGTGGGCTAAAAAACCTTTTAAAGGGTATGGCTTTGAAGAAAATCCAGAAAAATTACAGCCATATAAGGCTCAGTTAACTGCTTATTTTAACAAGGAGCTTACTGAGTTTGACCTACCTGTCCATGTAAAGGGAACACCTTTTCAATTAGCCGTTTGGGATGCCCTAAAAGAATTGCCTTATGGTACAACAACATCCTATGGTAATATCGCACAACGCATTGGTAATCCGAAAGCAGTTAGAGCTGTAGGGACTGCAATTGGTGCAAATCCAATACTAGCGATTATTCCATGCCATCGAGTCATTGGCAAAAATGGTCAATTAACAGGCTTCCGAAGTGGCCTCGCTATGAAACAGTTTTTACTTGAGTTAGAGCAAGTTTAA
- a CDS encoding ABC transporter ATP-binding protein translates to MNTLYEPAIHFQQVHFSVNDKMILKSITGSFPKGQITTLVGPSGAGKTTLLKLCNGLLSPTNGHILVENQPISTYEPTALRRHVGIALQAAPMIAGTVLDNLALPRTLQGQKLSQQEAVQYLEDVGLNESFLHQSTSELSGGQRQKVSIARTLINQSSILLLDEITSALDRQSVQEIEKLIATINKKYNVTIIWITHNLQQALTIGHYTWVMMDGELIETGKSALLEAPTNPRVAAFVQGVNQ, encoded by the coding sequence ATGAATACGTTATATGAGCCTGCCATTCACTTTCAACAAGTTCATTTTTCAGTAAATGACAAAATGATATTAAAGTCAATTACTGGGTCATTTCCAAAAGGGCAAATTACGACTCTTGTTGGTCCTTCTGGTGCTGGTAAAACAACGCTACTTAAATTATGTAATGGTCTTCTGTCACCAACAAACGGGCATATACTCGTTGAAAATCAGCCTATTTCTACATATGAGCCCACCGCTTTAAGGAGACATGTTGGTATTGCTTTACAGGCAGCTCCGATGATAGCAGGTACAGTGCTAGATAATCTCGCCCTTCCCCGTACACTACAGGGGCAAAAACTCTCGCAGCAGGAGGCTGTCCAATATTTAGAGGATGTTGGATTAAACGAAAGCTTCTTACACCAATCAACAAGTGAATTGTCTGGTGGACAACGTCAAAAGGTATCCATTGCACGAACCCTGATCAATCAATCCTCTATTTTATTATTAGATGAAATTACATCTGCGCTGGATCGTCAATCCGTACAAGAAATTGAAAAATTGATTGCTACTATTAACAAAAAATACAATGTCACGATAATTTGGATTACACATAATTTGCAACAAGCATTGACAATTGGTCACTATACATGGGTTATGATGGATGGGGAGTTAATTGAAACTGGTAAAAGTGCTTTACTTGAAGCCCCAACGAATCCACGTGTTGCAGCGTTTGTTCAGGGGGTTAATCAATGA
- a CDS encoding ABC transporter permease, protein MTFTALSLTLIFVCIPLILSKTLKLGLEKDTLIATLRSIVQLLAVGYILKFVFDANSYGYILLMVALMIVVATLNARKKGVGIKGITWKIALTLVVIEIVTQGVLLGFHIVPATAQYIIPISGMLIGNSMVLSILFLNRFTAEISSHKDQMELILSLGGTPKQAVHRQLINAVKASMIPTIESQKTIGLVQLPGMMSGQIIGGADPIHAVQFQLLIIFALLTTATLSSIMIGFLSYPVLFNERMQILDMK, encoded by the coding sequence ATGACATTTACAGCCTTATCCTTAACCCTAATCTTTGTCTGTATTCCTCTCATATTATCTAAAACATTAAAGTTGGGTCTTGAAAAAGATACGCTCATTGCAACGTTACGTTCCATTGTTCAATTGCTTGCTGTCGGCTATATTTTAAAATTTGTTTTTGACGCCAATAGTTATGGTTATATACTTCTCATGGTAGCGCTAATGATTGTCGTCGCAACATTAAATGCACGAAAAAAAGGGGTGGGTATTAAAGGAATTACTTGGAAAATAGCACTGACACTTGTCGTCATAGAAATTGTTACACAAGGTGTCTTGCTAGGATTTCATATTGTTCCAGCTACTGCCCAGTATATCATTCCGATTAGTGGGATGTTAATTGGCAATTCGATGGTGCTGTCCATTTTATTTTTAAATCGTTTTACAGCTGAAATTAGTAGCCATAAAGATCAAATGGAATTAATTTTATCGCTAGGTGGCACGCCAAAACAAGCCGTTCATCGCCAACTGATTAATGCCGTAAAAGCTAGTATGATTCCTACGATAGAAAGCCAAAAAACAATCGGTTTAGTACAGCTACCAGGTATGATGAGTGGGCAAATTATTGGTGGGGCTGACCCTATCCATGCTGTCCAATTTCAACTTTTAATCATCTTTGCGCTCTTAACAACAGCAACATTATCCAGCATCATGATTGGTTTTTTAAGTTATCCTGTGCTATTTAATGAACGTATGCAAATACTTGATATGAAATAA